From the bacterium genome, the window CAGCGGCCGATGCAGGTCGCCCAGGACATCTACTCGCTCAACGGCGCGGACGAGAACTCGCCGGTGCTGATCACGACGAACTTCTCGCTGACCTACTTCATCGTCTCGAGCGAGATCGAGGGGAGCAAGGTGCCGACCTGGCTGGCGATCGTCGACACCGACGGGCTCTCGACGCTGACCGCGTGGGCCGCCGGGAAGTTCGTGCCGGACCGGATCGCGGCCTTCGTCAAGAAGTCCGGCATCGAGGCCAAGGTCAAGCACCGCACGGTGGTCATCCCCGGCTACACCGCGCAGCTCTCCGGAGAGCTGGAGGACGAGCTGAGCGGCTGGAAGGTCGTCGTCGGGCCGCGCGAGGCCTCGGAGCTGCCCGCGTTCCTCAAGGCCTTCAAACCGTAGGGGCCCCGGCGTGAAGATTGCGGTCACGGGCAAGGGCGGCGTCGGCAAGACGACCGTCGCCGCCGGCCTCGCGCGCCTCTTCGCGCGCGAGGGGCGCCCGGTCATCACGATCGACGCGGACCCGGACGCGAACCTCGCCGCGGCCCTCGGGATCGACCCCGAGGCCGCGGCGAAGATCGTGCCGATCGCGAAGATGAAGGAGCTGATCGCCGAGCGCACCGGCGCCAAGCCCGGCGCGATCGGCGGCATCTTCAAGCTCAACCCGCGGGTCGACGACCTGCCGGACGAGTTCAGCGTCAAGGCCTTTGGGGTCAAGCACCTCGTGCTCGGCACCGTGGAGAAGGGCGGCTCCGGGTGCATCTGCCCGGAGTCGACGATGCTCAAGGCGCTGATGAAGCACGTCATCGTGCGCCGCGAGGAAGTCGTGATCATGGACATGGAGGCGGGCATCGAGCACCTCGGCCGCGGCACGAGCGCCTCGGTCGACGCGATGCTCGTCGTGGTCGAGCCGGGGCAGCGCAGCATCCAGACGGCGCGGCAGATCCACAAGCTGGCCGCGGACCTGGGCGTCACGCGCGTGTTCCTCGTGCTCAACAAGGTGCGCGACGCCGCCGAGGAGGCCGAGCTGCGCGCGCACCTGCCGGATCTGCCCGTGATCGGCACCGTGCTCGAGCGCGAGTCGATCCGCAAGGCCGACCTCGCGGGGCGCTCGCCCTTCGACGTCGAGCCGGCGTTCGTCGCCGAGATCGCCGCGATCAAGGAGCGGCTGGCGGCGGAGGTCGGCGCACACTAGAAGAATGGGGACAGATCAATTTTTGCGCGCAACTCAACGGACGTGGGGGCGGTTCGGGTCGGAAGATAAGTCTGTCCCCATTTTCCAAGAAAAGGGAGAACGAACATGCTGATCATCGCCGAGAAGATCAACATCATGTCGAAGACCATCGGACCGGCCATCCGCGCCAAGGACCCCAAGCCGATCCAGGAGCTGGCGCTCCTGCAGGTCAAGGGCGGCGCGAAGGCGCTGGACCTGAACCTCGGCCCGGCGACCAAGGACGGCCCCGCCACGATGCAGTGGCTCGTCAAGACCGTCGAGGAGGTCGTCGACGACACGATCCAGCTCTCGCTGGACACCAAGAACCTCGAGGCGATGGAGGCCGGCCTCGCCGTCGTCAAGAAGCACAAGCCGATGATCAACTCGACGAACGCCGACGAGGGCGTCCTCGACAAGATGATGCCGATCGCGGCGAAATACGACGCCGACATCATCGCGCTGGCGATGACGCTCGCGGGCATCCCGCGCGACTGCGACGAGCGGATGGTCAACGCGGCGACGATCATGGGCAAGGCGATGGAGCACAACGTCGCGCTCGACCGGATCTACCTCGACCCGCTCGTGCTGCCGATCGGGGTGGCCCAGCAGGACGTCAACGAGTGCATCAAGGCCGTCCGCATGTTCCAGGAGCTCAACGACGGGGAGCCGATGAAGACGGTCGTCGGCCTCTCGAACGTGTACAACGCGACGCCGAAGCACCTGCACACGCGCATCGGCGGCACCTTCTTCACGATGCTGGCCTCGGCGGGCCTGACCGCGGCGATCGCGGACTCGACGAACGCCGAGTTCATGGCGACGGTCCGCACCGTCGAGCTGCTGAAGAACGAGATCCTCTACGCCGGCTCGTACCTCGACGACCTGGTCCCGCCGCCGGCGGCCTAGGGCGCGCACGGAACGACTGGAGAGAATGCAGCACGCCGGCGCCGCAGGGGGCGCGCGGGGGAGGCGATGGAGAGCAAGCAGACGATAACGATCAACGGGAGGCCGTGCGGGTTCGCGGCGGGCGAGACCGTGCTCGACGTGGCCCGCCGCAACGGCATCGACATCCCGACCCTCTGCCACCTCAAGGGGGCGACCCCGACCGGCGCCTGCCGGGTCTGCATGGTGGAGGTCGAGAAGGCGCGCAGCCTCATGGCGGCCTGCGCGCTGCCGGCGGCCGACGGCATGATGGTCCAGACCGAGTCGCCCAAGGTGGTGCGCAGCCGCAGGATGGTGGTCGAGCTGCTGCTCTCCTCGGGGAGCCACGACTGCGTCACCTGCGCCGGCGCCGGCGAGTGCCGGCTGCAGGAGCTGGCGCTGCGCTACGGCGTCGTCGGGCGGGCCTTCCCGGCGACGCCGCCGCGCTACGAGCCCGAGACCGTCAACCCCTTCATCATGCGCAACTTCTCCAAGTGCATCCTCTGCGGCCGCTGCGTGCAGGCCTGCAACGACGTGCAGGTCAACGAGGCGATCCACTTCGGCTACCGCGGCAAGCGCAGCAAGATCGTCGCCGGCGAGGACGTCGCCTACAAGGACGGCGAGTGCGTCTTCTGCGGCGAGTGCGTGCAGGCCTGCCCGACCTACGCGCTGGTGCTCAAGGAGGCCAACGTCAAGGTCCGGCCCTGGGAGGGGCAGCGGGTGCGCACCACCTGCAGCTACTGCGGGGTCGGCTGCCAGATGTGGCTGCACATCAGCGACAACCGCGTCGTCAAGGTCAGCGGCGTCGAGGGGACCGGACCCAATCATGGCAGCCTCTGCGTCAAGGGGCGCTTCGGCTACCACTTCATCGGGCACCCGGACCGGCTGAAGACGCCCCTGATCCGCCAGGGCGGCGGCTTCCGGGAGGCCTCGTGGGACGAGGCGCTCGGGCTGGTCGCGGAGAAGCTCGCCGCCGCGCGAGCCGCCGGCCCGCAGACGGTCGGCGTGCTCTCGTCGGCGCGGGTGAGCAACGAGACGAACTACCTGCTCCAGAAGCTCGCGCGGGGGGCGCTCGGGACCAACAACGTCGACCACTGCGCTCGGCTCTGACACAGTTCCACGGTGGCCGGTCTGGCCGCCGCCTTCGGCTCCGGGGCGATGACGAACCCGATCGCCGACATCGAGGAGGCGCAGGTCATCCTCGTCACGGGTTCGAACACCACCGAGAACCACCCCGTGCTCTCGTCCTACGTCAAGCGGGCGGTCAAGCACCGGGGCGCGAAGCTGATCGTCGTCGACCCGCGGCGCATCCCGCTGACCCGGCACGCGGCGCTCTGGCTGCGGCCGAAGCCCGGCACGGACGTCGCCTGGGTCAACGGACTGCTGCACGTGATCCTCGCGGAGAACCTCCACGACGAGAAGTACGTGGCGGCGCGCACGGTCGGCCTCGAGGAGATGAAGAAGGCCGTGGCTGCGTACACCCCCGAGCGCGTCGAGGCGATCACCGGCATCCCGGCGGCCGACCTCGTGGCCGCCGCCCGGCTCTACGCCTCGGTCCCGGCCGCGAGCATCCTCTACACGATGGGCATCACCCAGCACGTCGCGGGGACCGACGGGGTCAAGTCCCTCGCGAACCTGGCCATGCTCTGCGGCAACGTCGGCGTGCGCGGCGGGGGCGTGAACCCGCTGCGCGGCCAGAACAACGTCCAGGGCGCCTGCGACATGGGCGCGCTGCCGGACGTCTACACCGGCTACCAGAAGGTGGCGAACCCGGAGGCCCGCGCGAAGGTGGCCAGGGCCTGGGGGGTCGCGGAGCTGCCCGCGGCGCCCGGCCTGACGGCGACGGAGATGCTCCCCGCGGCGCACCGCGGCGAGCTCAAGGCGCTCTACATCGTCGGCGAGAACCCGATGGTCTCGGACGCCGACATCGCGCACGTCGAGGCCTGCCTGAAGCACCTCGACTTCCTGGTGGTGCAGGACATCTTCCTGACCGAGACCGCGCAGCTCGCGCACGTCGTGCTGCCGGCGGCCTGCTTCGCCGAGGTCGACGGCACCTTCACGAACACCGAGCGCAAGGTGCAGCGCATCCGCAAGGCGGTCGAGCCGCCGGGCCAGGCCCGCGCCGACTGGGAGATCGTCGCGGACCTCGCGACGCGCCTCGGGCACCCCATGGCGTATGGCGGCGCCGAGGCGATCATGACCGAGATCGCGAAGGTCACGCCCTCGTACTGCGGGATCTCCTACCCGCGGCTGGAGCGCGAGGAGATCCACTGGCCGTGCACGGGGACCGACCACCCCGGCACGCCCTGCCTGCACATGGACCAGTTCACCTGCGGGCTCGGCAACTTCTCGACGGTCGAGTACCGCCCGCCGGCGGAGAGCCCCGACCGGGAGTACCCGCTGCTGCTGACGACGGGCCGGGTGCTCTACCAGTACCACACCGGCACGATGACCATGAAGAGCGCGGGACTCAACGAGAGGGCGCCGCGGAGCTTCGTCGAGATCGCCCCGGAGGACGCGCGCGCCGCCGGCATCGCGGACGGCGACGACGTGCTCGTCAGCTCGCGTCGCGGCGAGATCGTGGTCCGGGCGCGCGTCTCGGGAATGACGGCCCCCGGGACGGTCTTCATGCCGTTCCACTGGGCCGAGGCCGCGGCGAACCGGCTGACCTCATCCGCCGCGCTCGACCCGGTGTCGAAGATCCCCGAGTTCAAGGTCTCCGCGGTCCGCATCGCGAAGGTCGAGACGGAGGCGGAGACGATGACGGCCGCCGGCGAGGAGAGAAGATGAGCCAGACGACGATGGAGACCCGGCCGGACCTGGCCGACGTCACCCCGGCGATGTGGACGCGCATCGACGCGATCATCGCCGAGCACCGCGGCGCCGCCGGCGCGACGATCCCGGCGCTGCGCAAGTGCCAGGACACCGTGGGGTACCTGCCGAAGCCGCTGATCGGCTACGTGGCGGCGGGGCTCGGGCTGCCGCGCGCGGAGGTCTTCGGCGTGGCGACCTTCTACTCGCTTTTCACGCTCGTGCCGCGCGGGCGCCACTGCATCAAGGCCTGCGAGGGCACCGCCTGCTACGTGCGCGGCATCAAGGAGGTCATCGGGCGGGTGCGCGACACCTACGGCGTGAGCATCGGTGAGACCACCGAGGACCGGCGCTTCTCGCTGGAATCGGTGCGCTGCCTCGGCGCCTGCGGGCTGGCGCCGGTGGTCGTGGTCGACCAGGACACCCACGGCGGCGTGACGCCGGAGAAGATCACCAGGATCCTCGAGGAGTACAAGTGATGGCCAAGCTGACCATCGACGACCTGAAGAAGATCCGGGAGAAGACGCTCCCGACGCTCTGCCTTGGCTCGTGCAGCGAGCGCGCGAAGATCACCCTGCACATGGGCACCTGCGGCGTCGCCGCCGGCGCCGGGCCGGTGATGGACGCGCTCAAGGAGGAGATGGCCGCGGCCAGGCGCGACGACATCCGCGTCGTCGTCTCGGCGTGCGCCGGCATGTGTTCCTCCGAGCCGAACGTGACCGTGGAGATCAAGGGCGCCGACCCCGTGGTCTACCAGCACATGGACGGGCCGAGGATGCGGCAGGTCTTCCGCCGCCACGTGCTGCGCGGGGAGGTCCAGGCCGAGTTCGCGCTGATGCGCCAGAGCGCGTTCGCGCCGCCGGCGGGAGGTGCGAAGTGAGCGCCGCGAAGAAGGCGCCGCCGAAGAAGGCACCCGTCAATAAGGCGGCGACCAAGAAGGCCGTGGCG encodes:
- the nuoE gene encoding NADH-quinone oxidoreductase subunit NuoE → MSQTTMETRPDLADVTPAMWTRIDAIIAEHRGAAGATIPALRKCQDTVGYLPKPLIGYVAAGLGLPRAEVFGVATFYSLFTLVPRGRHCIKACEGTACYVRGIKEVIGRVRDTYGVSIGETTEDRRFSLESVRCLGACGLAPVVVVDQDTHGGVTPEKITRILEEYK
- the fdhF gene encoding formate dehydrogenase subunit alpha, coding for MESKQTITINGRPCGFAAGETVLDVARRNGIDIPTLCHLKGATPTGACRVCMVEVEKARSLMAACALPAADGMMVQTESPKVVRSRRMVVELLLSSGSHDCVTCAGAGECRLQELALRYGVVGRAFPATPPRYEPETVNPFIMRNFSKCILCGRCVQACNDVQVNEAIHFGYRGKRSKIVAGEDVAYKDGECVFCGECVQACPTYALVLKEANVKVRPWEGQRVRTTCSYCGVGCQMWLHISDNRVVKVSGVEGTGPNHGSLCVKGRFGYHFIGHPDRLKTPLIRQGGGFREASWDEALGLVAEKLAAARAAGPQTVGVLSSARVSNETNYLLQKLARGALGTNNVDHCARLUHSSTVAGLAAAFGSGAMTNPIADIEEAQVILVTGSNTTENHPVLSSYVKRAVKHRGAKLIVVDPRRIPLTRHAALWLRPKPGTDVAWVNGLLHVILAENLHDEKYVAARTVGLEEMKKAVAAYTPERVEAITGIPAADLVAAARLYASVPAASILYTMGITQHVAGTDGVKSLANLAMLCGNVGVRGGGVNPLRGQNNVQGACDMGALPDVYTGYQKVANPEARAKVARAWGVAELPAAPGLTATEMLPAAHRGELKALYIVGENPMVSDADIAHVEACLKHLDFLVVQDIFLTETAQLAHVVLPAACFAEVDGTFTNTERKVQRIRKAVEPPGQARADWEIVADLATRLGHPMAYGGAEAIMTEIAKVTPSYCGISYPRLEREEIHWPCTGTDHPGTPCLHMDQFTCGLGNFSTVEYRPPAESPDREYPLLLTTGRVLYQYHTGTMTMKSAGLNERAPRSFVEIAPEDARAAGIADGDDVLVSSRRGEIVVRARVSGMTAPGTVFMPFHWAEAAANRLTSSAALDPVSKIPEFKVSAVRIAKVETEAETMTAAGEERR
- a CDS encoding dihydropteroate synthase, which translates into the protein MLIIAEKINIMSKTIGPAIRAKDPKPIQELALLQVKGGAKALDLNLGPATKDGPATMQWLVKTVEEVVDDTIQLSLDTKNLEAMEAGLAVVKKHKPMINSTNADEGVLDKMMPIAAKYDADIIALAMTLAGIPRDCDERMVNAATIMGKAMEHNVALDRIYLDPLVLPIGVAQQDVNECIKAVRMFQELNDGEPMKTVVGLSNVYNATPKHLHTRIGGTFFTMLASAGLTAAIADSTNAEFMATVRTVELLKNEILYAGSYLDDLVPPPAA
- a CDS encoding (2Fe-2S) ferredoxin domain-containing protein, giving the protein MAKLTIDDLKKIREKTLPTLCLGSCSERAKITLHMGTCGVAAGAGPVMDALKEEMAAARRDDIRVVVSACAGMCSSEPNVTVEIKGADPVVYQHMDGPRMRQVFRRHVLRGEVQAEFALMRQSAFAPPAGGAK
- a CDS encoding carbon monoxide dehydrogenase accessory protein CooC, with the translated sequence MKIAVTGKGGVGKTTVAAGLARLFAREGRPVITIDADPDANLAAALGIDPEAAAKIVPIAKMKELIAERTGAKPGAIGGIFKLNPRVDDLPDEFSVKAFGVKHLVLGTVEKGGSGCICPESTMLKALMKHVIVRREEVVIMDMEAGIEHLGRGTSASVDAMLVVVEPGQRSIQTARQIHKLAADLGVTRVFLVLNKVRDAAEEAELRAHLPDLPVIGTVLERESIRKADLAGRSPFDVEPAFVAEIAAIKERLAAEVGAH